The Solibacillus sp. FSL W7-1436 genome window below encodes:
- a CDS encoding GDSL-type esterase/lipase family protein, translating to MLEKGHIILIISLLFNVLLLGTGSYVVKNIGGLDFIKAKMQATPSPKTDSAYYSTKKSVFEKSSISNADKVFIGDSISDYGEFQEYFPSEVVLNRGIRNDWTGGVLKRIQEVVDRNPKEAYLMIGVNDIRYETEDEVYKRNVEKIVDAFKGKDTKLAIQSILPVNNGLLGNEVTNDKVKRFNVILQQIADDKGIEYIDLYSSFIDKNGQLAKQFTVDGLHLNGKGYEVWVDKLRLQ from the coding sequence ATGTTGGAAAAGGGTCATATTATATTAATTATTTCATTGCTATTCAATGTCCTGTTGTTAGGAACAGGAAGTTATGTGGTGAAAAATATCGGCGGATTGGATTTTATAAAAGCAAAAATGCAGGCAACACCTTCGCCCAAAACGGATTCTGCCTATTACTCCACGAAAAAAAGCGTATTTGAAAAGTCGTCAATTAGTAATGCAGATAAAGTTTTCATTGGTGACAGTATTTCCGATTACGGCGAATTCCAGGAATACTTTCCAAGTGAAGTTGTGCTGAATCGAGGAATCCGGAATGATTGGACAGGAGGGGTATTGAAACGTATTCAGGAAGTAGTGGATCGCAACCCGAAAGAGGCGTATTTAATGATTGGGGTCAATGATATCCGTTACGAAACAGAAGACGAAGTATATAAACGCAATGTTGAGAAGATTGTGGATGCGTTTAAAGGAAAAGATACAAAACTCGCAATTCAATCAATCCTCCCTGTGAATAACGGGTTATTAGGAAATGAAGTGACAAATGATAAAGTGAAACGGTTTAATGTAATTTTGCAACAGATTGCCGATGACAAGGGGATTGAGTATATCGATCTGTACTCAAGCTTTATCGATAAAAACGGACAACTCGCTAAGCAATTTACAGTTGATGGGCTTCATTTGAACGGAAAAGGGTATGAAGTTTGGGTCGACAAGCTTCGTTTACAATAG
- a CDS encoding acyltransferase family protein, producing MMKKRITWVDITKGFLMILVVIGHYPGELEFPLAKYIYWFHMPAFFILSGLFFKPILDKKDIKLMVYKRFMQLIFPYLFFLASITFVRYGMEMFSGNWDLTWYLNDLWTLAIGGRFIRGAYGVFWFVTTLFFTYLLFMWLTTYFNRMKQFIILGLFYVIAHFESIIAMQVISGKPSEAAQSIPMIWNVDVALMAIVYFAIGYYFKELWMDISKRWMGIAVFLSATAVLIDNYHIIDYRLSMKFLRYEHLILDLVIPISFTIVLVGCFQLLAEKLSLNWLRKIEKHSLSIMYLHIFADIILNDYFTYGLIGYTTIGIFIPIIVSILIKKWLPHGTILLGGFSIKKEKTSIPT from the coding sequence TTGATGAAAAAACGGATAACGTGGGTGGATATTACGAAAGGCTTCTTAATGATCCTTGTCGTCATCGGGCATTATCCAGGAGAGCTTGAATTTCCACTTGCTAAATATATTTACTGGTTTCATATGCCTGCATTTTTCATATTAAGCGGTTTGTTCTTTAAACCGATTTTAGATAAAAAGGATATAAAGCTGATGGTTTACAAGCGTTTCATGCAATTAATCTTCCCTTACCTATTTTTCCTGGCGAGTATTACATTCGTCCGTTATGGAATGGAGATGTTTTCAGGTAATTGGGATTTAACATGGTATCTTAATGACTTATGGACACTTGCCATCGGAGGACGTTTTATTCGCGGAGCATATGGTGTTTTCTGGTTCGTGACAACCTTATTCTTCACATATTTATTATTCATGTGGTTGACGACCTACTTCAATCGGATGAAACAATTTATAATTCTAGGACTCTTTTATGTTATCGCACATTTTGAGAGCATCATCGCTATGCAAGTCATCAGCGGTAAGCCATCTGAAGCAGCACAATCGATTCCAATGATTTGGAACGTCGATGTTGCGCTGATGGCAATCGTCTATTTTGCAATCGGATATTATTTTAAAGAATTGTGGATGGATATTTCAAAACGATGGATGGGGATAGCCGTGTTCCTGAGTGCGACGGCGGTATTGATTGATAACTACCATATTATCGATTACCGACTGAGCATGAAGTTCTTACGGTATGAACATTTGATATTGGATTTGGTCATTCCCATCTCATTTACAATCGTTTTAGTAGGGTGCTTCCAGCTGCTCGCAGAAAAACTGTCGCTTAACTGGCTGCGGAAAATAGAAAAGCATTCGCTTTCCATTATGTATCTGCATATTTTTGCGGATATTATTTTAAATGATTATTTCACTTACGGGCTTATTGGTTATACAACAATCGGGATATTCATTCCTATCATTGTTTCAATTTTAATAAAAAAATGGCTGCCGCACGGAACAATTCTACTTGGCGGTTTTTCCATCAAGAAAGAAAAGACCTCTATACCGACATAA
- a CDS encoding GGDEF domain-containing protein, producing the protein MFFELTINFSILFCFTILIFWPFIQYEDNPFIHKYKSIIVGVTFGCAAFILTALATPYANGMLINNRIIFVLFSGLLGGPVSMSITGFIIVISRFALLYTTILSFVIMLNTLIVTLIAAFIAYKRPITYQNIPVYFFIITIEHLIILIIFDRFAVNGLPYLILYFIVSVLTFFAVRKILMQLEHKNKQIKQIYALRKTDLLTQLPNNIAIEQKLLSYVNAKIPFELLHIDIRQFRELNYLYHYRAGDEVLVQISQLLENQLPENAHIGRIDSDEFYVVLPEMAPAEAITLAYSINKSVQQLTFENYPSHQLTLAIGICSYPQNGQTVRELYRFSNVALLNAKHQSNIQICHYNQIKQRY; encoded by the coding sequence ATGTTTTTTGAGCTGACAATCAACTTTTCAATTCTGTTTTGCTTTACGATTTTAATTTTCTGGCCCTTTATTCAATATGAAGATAATCCTTTCATCCATAAATATAAGTCCATTATCGTCGGGGTGACATTCGGATGTGCCGCATTTATATTAACTGCACTGGCTACTCCCTATGCTAATGGAATGCTGATAAACAATCGGATTATTTTTGTGCTTTTCAGCGGTTTACTTGGAGGCCCTGTTTCAATGTCAATTACAGGCTTTATCATTGTAATTAGCCGTTTTGCTTTATTGTACACAACCATATTGTCGTTCGTAATAATGCTGAATACTTTAATCGTGACATTAATTGCAGCCTTTATAGCTTATAAACGACCGATTACGTATCAAAATATCCCGGTTTATTTTTTCATTATAACTATCGAACATCTAATCATTCTTATTATATTTGACCGGTTTGCAGTAAACGGACTGCCTTATTTAATTCTTTATTTTATCGTTTCGGTTCTCACTTTTTTCGCGGTTCGAAAAATTTTAATGCAGCTTGAACATAAAAATAAACAAATTAAACAAATCTATGCACTAAGGAAAACGGATTTGCTTACACAGCTGCCGAATAATATAGCGATTGAGCAAAAGTTATTGTCTTATGTGAATGCGAAAATACCATTTGAATTGCTTCATATCGATATTCGTCAGTTTCGCGAATTAAATTATCTGTATCACTATAGAGCAGGTGATGAGGTGCTCGTACAAATTTCACAACTGCTGGAAAACCAGCTGCCGGAAAATGCTCATATTGGACGAATTGATAGTGATGAGTTTTATGTCGTGCTCCCCGAGATGGCACCTGCAGAAGCGATTACTCTAGCCTATTCAATTAATAAATCTGTGCAGCAGCTTACTTTTGAAAACTATCCTTCCCATCAACTGACTCTTGCGATTGGCATCTGCTCATATCCGCAAAATGGACAGACTGTCAGAGAGCTTTACCGCTTTTCAAATGTTGCCTTATTAAATGCAAAACATCAGTCAAATATTCAAATCTGCCATTATAATCAAATTAAACAGCGATATTAA
- a CDS encoding GGDEF domain-containing protein, translating to MLIEILSYFCILFTFTLLIYWPFINHFKQTPFINRSLPYMIGVKFGITGLILSFSAVHLTNNFMMNIQYIPVLYSGLLGGPFAILISGLIIGTGLFFLPYLALLPMILNINFLVLVVTLFFVTRKYKMTTKNIFIFFWVCFIETFIALFLGLCFNSKSFEYLLIYGIFTIFSFYFIYIVIRQIKLANDTVKQTTHLKKIDFLTQLPNNKENEKHIKYLIKKKSPFNLLLVDIRDFKMLNLQYGFSTGDLVIKQLAQHLMEYASKNGAYVSRLGGEEFLLVLKDVPPAVAIVEANNLINMISQQPFKVSSDLSLHISVSVGISSYPDNGQTSLELLENLVIAKQQAKIKLSSYFHINNLK from the coding sequence ATGTTAATTGAAATATTATCTTACTTCTGTATATTATTTACGTTTACACTTTTAATTTATTGGCCATTTATCAACCACTTTAAACAAACACCGTTCATCAATCGGTCGCTTCCTTATATGATTGGAGTAAAATTCGGTATAACAGGACTTATATTGTCATTTTCGGCCGTGCACCTTACGAATAATTTTATGATGAACATTCAGTATATTCCGGTGTTATACAGTGGTCTATTAGGCGGGCCGTTTGCAATTCTGATCAGTGGTCTTATTATAGGAACCGGACTGTTTTTCCTGCCATATTTGGCATTGTTACCGATGATCCTGAATATTAATTTTCTTGTACTTGTTGTGACATTGTTCTTTGTCACAAGGAAATATAAAATGACTACCAAAAATATATTTATATTTTTCTGGGTTTGCTTTATTGAAACATTCATCGCATTATTCCTTGGGCTTTGTTTCAATTCTAAAAGCTTTGAATATTTATTGATTTACGGCATCTTTACGATTTTTTCATTTTATTTCATTTACATTGTTATCCGTCAAATAAAACTTGCCAACGATACAGTAAAACAGACAACCCATTTGAAAAAAATCGATTTTTTGACACAGTTGCCAAACAACAAAGAAAACGAAAAGCATATTAAATACCTGATTAAAAAGAAATCCCCTTTCAATTTATTGCTCGTGGACATTCGGGATTTTAAAATGCTGAATTTGCAGTATGGTTTTTCGACAGGCGATCTTGTTATTAAACAACTTGCCCAACACCTGATGGAATATGCCAGTAAAAATGGTGCTTATGTCAGCCGATTGGGCGGTGAGGAGTTTCTTCTTGTTTTAAAGGATGTACCTCCTGCCGTTGCAATTGTAGAGGCCAATAATCTAATAAATATGATCTCCCAACAGCCGTTCAAAGTATCCTCAGATCTATCTTTACATATTTCTGTATCGGTAGGAATTAGTTCCTATCCTGATAATGGACAAACATCTTTGGAGCTACTTGAAAATTTAGTAATAGCAAAACAGCAGGCAAAAATAAAACTATCTTCTTATTTCCATATAAATAATTTAAAATAA
- a CDS encoding DUF1934 domain-containing protein translates to MANESGKTVKIKLVSSIIPTGGELEKYEMWLEGNCVEKGNNHYLRYEEVQEDLKIQTTIKLNEANSFIMRKGGVNMRLPLNPDLRENGHYESPFGSLPLVTDTHQLAIEVVQSEKVSGQFKTHYDLIIGGNSVGHYKLDIEFTEV, encoded by the coding sequence ATGGCGAACGAGAGCGGGAAAACAGTCAAAATCAAACTAGTTTCCTCGATCATTCCAACCGGGGGCGAGCTTGAAAAATATGAAATGTGGCTTGAAGGCAATTGTGTAGAAAAAGGAAACAATCATTATTTGCGCTATGAGGAAGTTCAGGAGGATCTGAAAATTCAGACGACGATCAAACTCAATGAAGCGAATTCGTTTATTATGCGAAAAGGCGGAGTGAACATGCGATTGCCTTTAAATCCGGACTTACGCGAAAATGGTCATTATGAAAGTCCATTCGGCTCATTACCTCTTGTTACCGATACACACCAGTTAGCCATTGAAGTAGTACAAAGCGAAAAAGTGTCAGGGCAATTTAAAACGCATTATGACCTTATCATAGGTGGCAATTCAGTTGGCCATTACAAATTAGACATTGAATTTACGGAGGTATAA
- the argS gene encoding arginine--tRNA ligase yields MNAVEQLQQSIKAALKAAIDQAGLVEAGTEINIHLETPKDKANGDFATNIAMQLTKLAKKPPRAIAETILEHLTTEGTDIEKVEIAGPGFMNITVRKDFLASVVTAAFEQGENYGRSTAGAGEKVQVEFVSANPTGDLHLGHARGASVGDSLCNVLDFAGFDVSREYYINDAGNQINNLAYSLEARYKQALGMDAEMPEDGYHGPDIIGIAGKLAEEFGATILDKSDEERFKFFREHGLKLELAKLQNDLKNFRVEFDVWYSETSLYENGKIDVALDKLKANGHVFDEEGATWFRSTTFGDDKDRVLIKNDGSYTYLTPDIAYHEDKLRRGFDKLINIWGADHHGYIPRMKAAIEALGYDRGTLEVDIIQMVQLYKNGEKFKMSKRTGNAVTMRELVEEVGLDAVRYFFVKTAGDSHMDFDLDLAVSQSNENPVYYAQYAHARISSILRAANEQGFEASLENLNLLVAEKEEDVLKKVGAFPQIVADAAKHRTPHRIANYIQDLAAAFHSFYNAEKVLNPDNKELTEARLALITAVKTTLANALKLIGVSAPEKM; encoded by the coding sequence ATGAACGCAGTAGAACAATTACAGCAATCGATTAAAGCAGCATTAAAAGCGGCAATCGATCAAGCCGGCCTAGTAGAAGCGGGCACGGAAATCAACATCCATTTAGAAACACCTAAAGATAAAGCAAACGGTGACTTTGCAACAAATATCGCAATGCAATTAACTAAACTGGCGAAGAAGCCGCCACGTGCAATTGCAGAAACAATTTTAGAGCATTTAACAACTGAAGGCACAGACATCGAGAAGGTTGAAATTGCAGGACCAGGTTTCATGAATATTACTGTACGTAAAGACTTCTTGGCGAGTGTTGTTACAGCAGCATTTGAACAAGGCGAAAACTATGGTCGTTCAACTGCAGGCGCAGGAGAAAAAGTACAGGTCGAGTTCGTTTCAGCTAACCCGACTGGCGACTTGCATTTAGGCCATGCGCGCGGTGCATCTGTAGGGGATTCATTATGTAATGTATTGGATTTTGCCGGTTTTGACGTATCACGCGAATATTATATTAATGATGCCGGCAACCAAATTAATAACTTGGCGTATTCTTTGGAAGCCCGTTATAAGCAAGCATTAGGAATGGACGCGGAAATGCCGGAAGACGGTTACCACGGTCCTGATATTATCGGAATTGCCGGTAAACTTGCTGAAGAATTCGGTGCAACAATTTTGGACAAGTCGGATGAAGAACGCTTTAAATTTTTCCGTGAGCACGGCTTGAAACTGGAATTGGCTAAACTGCAAAATGACCTTAAAAATTTCCGTGTTGAATTTGATGTTTGGTATTCAGAAACATCTTTATACGAAAACGGTAAAATCGATGTAGCATTAGACAAATTAAAAGCAAATGGCCATGTATTTGATGAAGAAGGCGCGACTTGGTTCCGTTCAACAACATTCGGTGATGACAAAGACCGCGTATTAATCAAAAACGATGGTTCATACACATATTTAACGCCGGATATTGCTTACCACGAAGATAAATTACGTCGCGGCTTTGATAAGCTGATCAATATTTGGGGTGCTGACCACCACGGCTATATTCCACGTATGAAAGCGGCGATCGAAGCACTTGGATATGACCGCGGTACACTGGAAGTAGATATTATCCAAATGGTTCAGCTTTACAAAAACGGCGAGAAATTCAAGATGAGTAAACGTACTGGTAATGCTGTAACGATGCGTGAATTAGTAGAAGAAGTAGGTTTGGATGCTGTACGTTATTTCTTCGTTAAAACAGCAGGGGATTCACATATGGATTTCGATTTGGACTTAGCGGTATCACAATCGAACGAAAACCCGGTATATTACGCACAGTATGCACATGCTCGTATTTCATCAATTTTACGTGCAGCAAACGAGCAAGGTTTCGAAGCATCATTGGAAAACCTGAACTTGCTAGTAGCAGAAAAAGAAGAAGATGTGCTTAAAAAAGTAGGGGCATTCCCGCAAATCGTGGCAGATGCAGCGAAACACCGCACACCACACCGTATCGCAAACTATATTCAAGACTTGGCAGCTGCATTCCATAGTTTCTACAATGCAGAAAAAGTATTGAATCCAGATAACAAAGAGCTGACAGAAGCTCGTTTAGCATTGATCACAGCAGTAAAAACTACATTAGCGAATGCACTGAAACTAATCGGTGTAAGCGCACCTGAAAAAATGTAA
- a CDS encoding acyl-CoA dehydrogenase family protein, which translates to MSKELFIQTDEQQQWLKKLETISESVKEHARQTDEQATFPFENFRKLREIGYTKITLPKEYGGDGFTVYDALLLQETLASYCGSTGLAVSWTIQNVGEIFENRYWDEQKLDWFGKEIANGATVNRAVSEFAMGSPVRGGRPGTLAKRDGDDYIINGRKNYTSGAPDLDYFLVSAWIEDEAQLGFFLVPKTTDGVKVENTWDVASMRGTGSDDLVLDNVRVNNTNLVEIPNYSTGFKLNGWLLLIPATYLGIAQAARDYAVDFANSHSPNSIQGTIAQLPNVQTLIGEMDLALTKARFTIYGVAGLYNDPIKKATLVNEINIAKHVVTNTAIEVVDNAMRLVGAKSLQRSNPLQRYYRDVRAGLHNPPMDDITIKRLAETAIEKNLKEKE; encoded by the coding sequence ATGAGCAAGGAATTATTTATTCAAACCGACGAGCAGCAGCAATGGCTGAAAAAGCTCGAAACAATATCAGAGAGCGTGAAAGAACACGCTCGGCAAACAGATGAACAAGCGACATTTCCATTTGAAAATTTCCGGAAGCTGAGAGAAATCGGCTATACAAAAATAACATTGCCAAAGGAATATGGCGGAGATGGCTTCACAGTATATGATGCGCTGCTGCTGCAGGAAACATTGGCCAGCTATTGCGGAAGCACGGGGCTGGCTGTATCATGGACAATTCAAAATGTAGGCGAGATTTTCGAAAATCGTTACTGGGATGAACAAAAGCTCGACTGGTTTGGCAAAGAAATTGCAAATGGTGCTACGGTTAATCGGGCGGTAAGCGAGTTTGCGATGGGAAGCCCGGTGCGTGGCGGACGTCCGGGGACTTTGGCAAAACGTGATGGTGATGACTATATAATTAATGGACGTAAAAACTATACGAGCGGTGCACCGGACCTCGATTATTTTTTAGTATCGGCATGGATTGAAGATGAGGCCCAGTTAGGATTTTTCCTCGTTCCGAAAACGACAGATGGGGTAAAAGTCGAAAACACTTGGGATGTTGCGTCAATGCGCGGTACGGGAAGCGATGATTTAGTGCTTGATAATGTCCGTGTTAATAATACAAACTTAGTGGAGATCCCGAACTATTCAACCGGCTTTAAACTGAATGGCTGGCTGCTGCTCATCCCGGCAACTTATTTAGGGATTGCCCAGGCTGCACGCGATTACGCCGTTGACTTTGCGAATAGTCATTCCCCGAACAGTATTCAAGGAACAATTGCCCAGTTGCCGAACGTGCAAACACTGATCGGAGAAATGGATTTGGCGTTAACGAAGGCACGCTTTACAATTTACGGTGTTGCAGGGCTTTATAATGATCCGATTAAAAAGGCGACATTAGTTAATGAAATCAATATTGCAAAACATGTCGTGACAAACACAGCAATCGAGGTTGTAGATAATGCGATGCGTTTAGTTGGGGCAAAAAGCCTGCAAAGATCAAACCCGCTTCAACGCTATTACCGTGATGTACGTGCAGGTCTGCACAATCCTCCAATGGATGACATTACAATTAAACGTTTAGCTGAAACGGCAATTGAAAAAAACTTGAAAGAAAAAGAATAA
- a CDS encoding ABC transporter substrate-binding protein — protein MKKWQLLSSAALLTVTLTACNSEKATDNQTANESKEVTETAQFPVTLKDALDKEITLEKAPERIITLAPSNTEILFGIGLNDEIIAVNDNDTYPEEALTKESVGGMEFNLEQIIGLQPDLVLAHESGMYSFNEQAIAQLESVGIPVFVVKDAKTFEETYETIEQIGQLTDKEQQAKEMVASIKEGIEEIEVKVADLEEKSVFIVVGTDPDLYAAGEETFISEMLDVLNAENAVPELGWPMYSSEQFVNSNPNVILVTYESDMAAIEKNDAYAEMDAVKNGNVKLIDGDTTSRQGPRIVDGIESIGAAIYPEVFNE, from the coding sequence TTGAAAAAATGGCAACTGCTTTCTTCCGCAGCATTACTTACAGTAACATTAACTGCATGTAATTCGGAAAAAGCAACGGATAATCAAACAGCAAATGAAAGCAAAGAGGTAACTGAAACAGCACAATTCCCGGTTACATTAAAAGATGCCTTGGACAAAGAAATTACGCTTGAAAAAGCGCCAGAGCGCATCATTACACTTGCTCCATCGAACACGGAAATTTTATTCGGCATAGGATTAAACGATGAAATCATCGCTGTGAACGACAATGATACATATCCTGAAGAAGCATTAACAAAGGAATCGGTTGGCGGCATGGAGTTCAATCTGGAACAAATCATCGGCCTGCAACCCGATTTAGTTTTAGCACATGAATCCGGAATGTACAGCTTCAATGAACAGGCAATTGCACAGTTGGAATCAGTAGGCATTCCCGTATTTGTTGTAAAAGATGCGAAAACATTTGAAGAAACATATGAAACGATCGAACAAATCGGGCAGCTGACAGATAAAGAGCAACAAGCAAAAGAAATGGTGGCCTCAATCAAAGAAGGAATTGAAGAAATTGAAGTGAAAGTAGCCGACCTGGAAGAAAAGTCGGTGTTCATCGTTGTTGGAACAGATCCGGATCTTTATGCAGCAGGAGAAGAAACATTCATCAGTGAAATGCTGGACGTGTTAAATGCAGAAAATGCTGTTCCTGAACTAGGCTGGCCGATGTACAGCTCAGAGCAATTTGTAAACAGTAATCCGAATGTTATTTTAGTAACGTATGAAAGCGACATGGCGGCAATCGAGAAAAACGATGCATATGCCGAAATGGATGCAGTGAAAAACGGCAATGTGAAATTAATAGACGGCGATACGACAAGTCGACAAGGTCCTCGTATAGTTGATGGTATTGAATCAATAGGTGCAGCGATTTATCCAGAGGTATTTAATGAATAG
- a CDS encoding FecCD family ABC transporter permease: MNRKYSIAYVLSIGLLLSSIWIGISFGSVDIPFSTLWDKTTDPVAYSILWKIRMPRVILAALIGASLAIAGAAFQGLLKNPLADPYTLGISSGASVGAVMTIFLGISIPVLGVFTLPVFSMAGAACTMIIVLTFARLVDRSMKMETLILTGIIFSSFLGSCISLMVALTGEQLREIIGWLLGSVSMRGWPYVQMVLPFMVIGTAIIWLTRRELNAMIYGEERAKYLGVNVERSKYMILAGGSILTGAAVAASGTIGFVGLVVPHMIRLLIGADHRHLLTLSFLNGASLLVICDLVSRTIIAPIELPIGVITSFIGAPVFAYIFFKQRRKVVA, translated from the coding sequence ATGAATAGAAAATATTCAATCGCCTATGTACTATCGATTGGATTACTTTTAAGCAGTATATGGATCGGCATTTCATTCGGATCAGTAGATATTCCTTTCTCAACTTTATGGGATAAAACGACTGATCCGGTTGCATACAGTATTTTGTGGAAAATCCGAATGCCCCGTGTCATTTTAGCTGCATTAATCGGGGCATCCTTGGCGATAGCCGGAGCAGCATTTCAGGGGTTACTTAAAAACCCTTTGGCTGATCCGTATACGCTGGGTATTTCATCAGGAGCCTCGGTAGGTGCGGTCATGACAATCTTTTTAGGAATTTCAATACCGGTGCTCGGTGTCTTCACATTGCCTGTATTCAGTATGGCCGGAGCTGCATGTACGATGATTATCGTCCTGACATTTGCCCGACTTGTTGACCGCTCGATGAAAATGGAGACACTGATTTTGACGGGGATTATTTTCAGCTCATTTTTAGGGTCCTGCATCTCCTTAATGGTCGCACTTACTGGTGAACAGCTAAGAGAAATTATCGGCTGGCTCCTTGGAAGTGTGTCGATGCGAGGTTGGCCATATGTCCAGATGGTGCTGCCATTTATGGTGATCGGTACGGCAATTATTTGGCTCACTCGCCGTGAACTGAATGCGATGATTTATGGGGAAGAGCGCGCCAAGTATTTAGGTGTAAATGTAGAGCGCAGCAAGTATATGATTTTGGCGGGCGGTTCCATTTTAACAGGAGCAGCTGTTGCAGCATCGGGTACAATCGGGTTTGTAGGGTTAGTTGTTCCGCATATGATTCGCCTGCTGATCGGAGCAGATCATCGACATTTATTGACATTGTCGTTCTTGAACGGGGCAAGCCTGCTCGTCATTTGTGACTTAGTATCGCGTACAATTATTGCCCCTATTGAACTGCCGATTGGTGTTATTACTTCCTTTATTGGCGCGCCTGTCTTTGCCTATATTTTCTTCAAGCAACGTAGAAAGGTTGTTGCATAA
- a CDS encoding adenosylcobinamide amidohydrolase, with protein MLKVNNLSGGYGGKTIIKNMTFHVEKGRILGILGPNGSGKSTLLKMISGVLKPETGEIFIEAKPLKSYDNKQLAKKMAVLPQLNASAFTNSVYDAVSLGRYPHQSGFFSSWTEEDEKTVQRAMESTGVSHYKNQYLEFLSGGEQQRVFIAQALAQNSELLLLDEPTNHLDIAHQKQILDMIRMQVEVQGLTVVSIFHDINLASLYCDELLLLESGKVRAFGEPHEVVLQEQIADVYQARIATYPHPELPKPQITMLPTNEMVRKAATIRMDQFQITEDYIEYQAQAPLKVISSAVHNAGIGWYDTLLNRSIAPEYDIYNVKEETEQFLIERKFSPTNTVVMLTAVETSCAVIRRFSKNNTEILVMVTAGVGNSVDVTKTYLREDEPHVGTINTWVIINGKLTDEAFIQAMITATEAKTKAMADQQIKDSVTNTIATSTATDSLLIAATQQGEEMTYAGPITEIGKLIGRAVFEVTIEAIKKYKLHYNK; from the coding sequence ATGTTAAAAGTAAATAATTTATCAGGTGGTTATGGCGGGAAAACGATAATAAAAAATATGACGTTTCACGTGGAAAAAGGTAGAATACTAGGGATTCTTGGTCCGAACGGCAGCGGGAAATCGACATTACTGAAAATGATCAGTGGTGTGCTGAAGCCTGAAACAGGTGAAATTTTCATCGAAGCAAAACCGCTTAAAAGTTATGATAACAAGCAATTGGCGAAAAAGATGGCCGTTCTGCCTCAATTAAATGCAAGTGCATTTACGAACAGTGTATATGATGCGGTTTCGTTAGGTCGTTACCCACATCAAAGCGGCTTCTTTTCTTCCTGGACCGAAGAAGATGAAAAGACTGTTCAGCGGGCAATGGAAAGTACGGGTGTGTCACACTATAAAAATCAGTACTTGGAGTTTTTATCGGGAGGCGAGCAGCAACGGGTATTTATTGCCCAGGCACTTGCACAAAATTCAGAACTGCTTCTATTGGATGAACCGACAAACCATTTGGATATCGCCCATCAAAAGCAGATTCTGGATATGATCCGGATGCAAGTTGAGGTACAGGGACTGACAGTTGTCTCGATTTTCCATGATATTAACTTGGCATCCCTTTACTGTGATGAGCTCCTACTGTTGGAAAGTGGTAAAGTACGGGCGTTCGGTGAGCCTCATGAAGTTGTGTTGCAAGAACAGATTGCCGATGTGTATCAGGCTAGAATTGCGACATATCCTCACCCGGAACTGCCTAAACCGCAAATTACAATGCTGCCAACGAACGAAATGGTACGAAAAGCTGCGACAATCCGGATGGACCAGTTTCAAATAACGGAAGACTATATCGAATATCAGGCTCAGGCACCGCTCAAAGTAATTTCTTCTGCTGTGCATAATGCCGGCATAGGCTGGTATGACACATTGCTCAATCGTTCCATTGCGCCAGAATACGATATTTATAATGTGAAGGAGGAAACGGAGCAATTTTTAATAGAGCGTAAGTTTTCTCCAACAAATACAGTAGTTATGCTGACGGCAGTCGAAACAAGCTGCGCAGTAATTCGGCGTTTCTCGAAAAATAATACAGAAATTCTTGTCATGGTAACAGCAGGGGTAGGAAACAGTGTCGACGTTACCAAAACATATTTGCGGGAAGATGAGCCACATGTTGGTACGATTAATACATGGGTCATCATTAATGGGAAACTGACAGATGAAGCATTTATTCAGGCGATGATTACGGCTACAGAAGCAAAAACGAAAGCAATGGCAGATCAGCAAATAAAAGATTCAGTGACAAATACAATTGCAACAAGTACCGCAACCGACAGTCTATTGATCGCTGCTACCCAACAAGGGGAAGAAATGACATATGCCGGACCTATCACGGAAATCGGCAAACTGATCGGACGGGCTGTTTTCGAAGTTACAATAGAGGCAATTAAAAAATATAAACTCCATTATAATAAGTAA